In one Mucilaginibacter ginsenosidivorax genomic region, the following are encoded:
- a CDS encoding DUF2339 domain-containing protein: protein MDFFIVVLLILIIVLIVNNKSSVGRNIEALETQVLELKRMIEHLRVSKLTEEPVKRDEVPKPVIKEIPVITAPEPPALPVPPAIKPEPEPVKIERQPEIISDSIPAINRPVKTNAPAQPVPEEPKLSFFERYPDLEKFIGENLVNKIGIAILVLAIGYFVKFAIDSGWVGPAGRVGIGIACGAILVGIAHWLRNSYKAFSSVLAGGGLAVFYFTITLAYHQFNLFSQTVSFVILIVITIFAVLLSLLYAKQELAIIALVGGFASPFMVSTGKANYDALFIYLLILNTGLLIIAYYKAWRVLNMVSFAFTVIVFGGVLYTLTAPTYHYGLIYGSIFYVLYFAINVANNVKENKKFIGSDFSILLINTGLYFAAGLYLLTAMHQEQFRGLFCVSLAVVNLILSYILFRNRKVDANVLYLLIGITLTFISLAAPIQLHGNSITLFWAAETVVLYWLYLRSSIKLMKLTSLILWVAMLLSLLMDWYQIYPDHLIKLTVIANRGFITTLVAAVSSFLLSVLVSRDENDDAGIKFSNHIFSTVGLALLFLSGLTEINHQFLNRYPDASLNILYMMLYTPAFILGYYVVSLKVTAIQFSNNIRIGIIGVCIIIYLVLMPQYFGLLTDMLTGKKIPSGHFAAHWISAAFIGLLFYRTIRLCQSTMDDGMKTLFTWILSAGIVVFLSLEFCLLNNLVFYSKMHSIERIETVYVKTTLPILWGLLSFALMWLGMRYKMRTMRIVSLTLFSITLVKLFTYDIVNIPQAGKIAAFFCLGVLLLIISFMYQKVKKIIVDDETAKNKED, encoded by the coding sequence ATGGATTTTTTTATCGTTGTTTTACTCATATTGATTATTGTTTTAATTGTAAACAACAAAAGCAGCGTTGGCCGCAATATAGAAGCACTTGAAACCCAGGTACTGGAATTAAAGCGGATGATTGAACATTTGCGGGTATCCAAACTGACGGAAGAACCAGTCAAACGCGACGAGGTTCCCAAACCTGTTATCAAAGAAATTCCCGTTATTACAGCCCCGGAGCCACCTGCTTTACCAGTTCCACCGGCAATAAAACCCGAGCCGGAACCTGTTAAAATTGAAAGACAACCCGAGATAATCAGCGATAGCATACCGGCTATTAACCGCCCGGTAAAAACAAACGCACCCGCCCAACCGGTACCCGAAGAGCCAAAACTTTCCTTTTTTGAACGCTACCCCGACCTGGAGAAATTCATCGGCGAAAACCTGGTTAACAAAATCGGTATAGCCATATTGGTATTAGCTATTGGCTACTTTGTAAAATTCGCTATTGATAGCGGCTGGGTTGGCCCTGCCGGCCGCGTGGGCATTGGTATTGCCTGCGGCGCTATATTGGTAGGCATTGCCCATTGGTTACGCAACAGTTATAAAGCCTTCAGCTCGGTGTTAGCCGGTGGCGGCTTAGCGGTATTTTATTTTACCATAACACTGGCCTATCACCAATTTAACCTGTTCAGTCAAACGGTGTCATTCGTTATCCTTATCGTCATCACTATTTTTGCGGTTCTGCTGTCATTGCTCTATGCTAAGCAGGAGTTGGCCATTATAGCGCTTGTTGGCGGTTTTGCCAGCCCTTTTATGGTGAGCACAGGGAAGGCAAATTACGATGCCTTGTTTATTTACCTGCTCATACTGAATACCGGCCTGCTCATCATCGCTTATTATAAAGCATGGCGCGTGCTCAACATGGTGTCGTTCGCGTTTACAGTCATTGTATTTGGAGGGGTGTTGTATACGCTTACGGCGCCAACCTACCATTACGGGTTAATTTACGGCAGCATATTTTATGTGCTTTACTTCGCCATCAATGTGGCCAATAACGTCAAGGAGAACAAAAAATTTATCGGTTCGGATTTCAGCATCCTGCTCATTAATACCGGGCTTTATTTTGCGGCCGGCTTGTACCTGCTCACCGCTATGCACCAGGAGCAATTCCGCGGGTTGTTTTGTGTGAGTTTGGCGGTGGTAAACCTCATCCTGTCATACATCCTGTTCCGTAACCGTAAGGTTGATGCCAATGTATTGTACCTGCTGATTGGCATTACGCTCACCTTTATATCGCTGGCTGCGCCTATTCAACTGCATGGCAACAGTATTACATTGTTCTGGGCTGCCGAAACGGTGGTGCTTTACTGGTTATACCTGCGTTCGTCAATTAAATTAATGAAGCTTACTTCGCTTATTTTGTGGGTAGCCATGTTGCTGAGCCTGCTGATGGATTGGTACCAGATTTACCCCGATCACCTCATTAAGCTTACCGTTATTGCCAACAGGGGCTTTATTACAACACTGGTGGCCGCCGTCAGCTCGTTCCTGTTGTCGGTGCTGGTAAGCCGCGACGAAAACGACGATGCGGGTATAAAATTCAGCAATCACATATTCAGCACCGTTGGGCTGGCGCTGTTATTTTTAAGCGGCCTCACCGAGATTAATCACCAGTTTTTAAACAGGTATCCCGATGCATCGCTCAATATATTGTACATGATGCTGTATACGCCGGCTTTTATATTAGGCTATTATGTGGTATCGTTAAAAGTAACGGCAATTCAATTTAGCAACAACATCCGGATTGGCATAATTGGGGTTTGTATTATCATATACCTGGTTTTAATGCCGCAGTACTTTGGTTTGCTGACAGATATGCTTACCGGTAAAAAAATACCATCGGGCCATTTTGCGGCGCACTGGATAAGTGCAGCGTTTATCGGCCTGCTATTTTACCGTACCATCCGCCTTTGCCAAAGCACTATGGACGATGGTATGAAAACGCTTTTCACCTGGATCCTGAGCGCCGGCATCGTAGTATTTTTAAGCCTGGAATTTTGCCTGCTCAACAACCTGGTATTTTACAGCAAAATGCACTCCATTGAACGGATAGAAACAGTTTACGTTAAAACCACCCTGCCTATATTATGGGGGCTGCTATCCTTCGCGCTCATGTGGCTGGGCATGCGTTACAAAATGCGCACCATGCGTATAGTATCGTTAACCCTATTTTCTATCACGCTGGTTAAACTGTTTACTTATGATATTGTAAATATACCGCAGGCCGGGAAAATAGCCGCATTCTTTTGCCTGGGTGTTTTGCTGCTCATTATATCCTTTATGTACCAAAAGGTTAAAAAAATTATTGTTGATGATGAAACTGCTAAAAATAAGGAAGACTAA
- a CDS encoding alpha-L-rhamnosidase-related protein, with amino-acid sequence MKIVYKAALSLFFMLAVLAGYAQSINQALLKGPWKASWITVPGESLKDYGIYYFRKNINLKDKPATFFVHVSADNRYKLYVNQTLVSLGPARGDTYYWNYETVDLAPYLKAGNNTIAAVVWNDGDYRPEAQISIQTGFIMQGDGDTEAIVNTDKSWKGIRDKAYKPIVGVGYGTYYVAGPGERVDMNAGISNWKAEETDISGWKNAVKIDNGNPKGTVNAFGWMLVPSSIPPVELTYQRIPVLRKAEGIIVPKSFPATKTAITIPANTTVTFLLDQTFLTNAFISLNFSLGKNAGISLSYAETLFTKLHGPGGLEKGNRDDVEGKIFSGRRDSIVSDGSAGQSFNTLSFRTFRYIQLKITTAGQPLQIDDIYGTFTGYPFKLNAKLDGTAEMKKMLDIGWRTARLCAGETYYDCPYYEQLQYVGDSRIQALVSYYNSGDDRLVRNAINLMDHSRIAEGVTLSRHPSFSPQIISTFSLWYIGMLHDYWMYRPDSAFVQSKLQGVEDILAFFRKYQQPGGSLKSTPYWNFADWVGGKGWDFGAAPVSANGSSALLDMQLLWAYQQASQMEAKFGIPIIAQYYHDMAYALKATIQQKYWVPGRQLYADVEDQQLFSQHTNSLAILTGMVTGDQASALGKKLMTDTTLTQCTIYFKYYLHQALIKSGYGDDYLKWLDIWRSNIRMGLTTWAEISDLQHNRSDCHAWGASPNIEFYRTILGVDSYAPGFGKIKIEPHLGDLKKIGGEIPHPNGKIAVKYELKKEKWDIEVILPPGTTGVFIWKGQNHLINPGKNKIIV; translated from the coding sequence ATGAAAATTGTATATAAAGCCGCGTTGTCGCTGTTTTTTATGCTGGCTGTACTTGCCGGCTATGCGCAATCCATTAATCAGGCACTGCTAAAAGGGCCATGGAAGGCATCATGGATTACCGTGCCCGGCGAATCACTTAAAGATTACGGTATTTATTATTTCCGCAAAAACATCAACCTTAAAGATAAACCGGCCACATTCTTTGTGCATGTATCTGCCGATAACCGCTACAAATTATACGTAAACCAAACGCTGGTATCCTTAGGCCCGGCCCGCGGTGATACCTATTACTGGAACTACGAAACTGTCGACCTGGCGCCTTATCTTAAAGCGGGCAATAATACCATCGCCGCCGTGGTTTGGAACGATGGCGACTACCGCCCGGAAGCGCAGATCTCGATCCAGACCGGATTTATTATGCAGGGTGATGGCGATACGGAAGCTATAGTTAATACAGATAAAAGCTGGAAAGGCATCCGCGACAAAGCATACAAACCCATTGTGGGGGTTGGGTACGGTACTTATTATGTAGCCGGCCCCGGCGAGCGGGTAGATATGAACGCCGGTATCAGCAACTGGAAGGCTGAAGAAACAGACATAAGCGGCTGGAAAAACGCTGTTAAAATAGATAACGGTAACCCTAAAGGTACGGTGAACGCCTTTGGATGGATGCTGGTACCTTCCTCCATTCCGCCGGTTGAGCTAACCTACCAGCGCATCCCGGTATTACGCAAGGCCGAAGGGATCATTGTGCCCAAAAGCTTCCCGGCCACTAAAACAGCCATAACTATTCCTGCAAATACCACTGTTACCTTTTTGCTCGATCAAACTTTTTTAACTAATGCTTTTATATCACTCAATTTTAGCCTTGGTAAAAATGCCGGTATCAGCCTTAGTTATGCCGAAACATTATTTACCAAACTGCACGGGCCCGGCGGCCTTGAAAAAGGCAACCGCGATGATGTAGAAGGTAAAATATTTTCGGGCCGCAGGGATAGCATCGTGTCTGATGGTAGCGCGGGCCAGTCGTTTAATACGCTTAGCTTTCGCACATTTAGGTATATCCAATTAAAAATAACCACCGCCGGCCAGCCTTTACAGATAGACGACATATACGGCACCTTTACCGGCTACCCTTTTAAACTGAACGCGAAGCTTGACGGCACAGCCGAAATGAAAAAGATGCTGGACATTGGCTGGCGCACAGCCAGGCTTTGTGCTGGCGAAACGTATTACGACTGCCCCTACTACGAACAGCTGCAATATGTGGGCGATAGCCGCATCCAGGCCCTGGTATCGTACTACAATAGCGGCGACGACCGCCTGGTGCGTAATGCCATTAACCTAATGGACCACTCCCGTATTGCCGAAGGGGTTACCTTAAGCCGTCACCCGTCATTTTCGCCCCAGATTATTTCAACATTTTCTTTATGGTATATCGGCATGCTGCATGATTATTGGATGTACCGGCCCGACAGCGCTTTTGTGCAAAGCAAATTACAGGGCGTAGAAGACATCCTGGCATTTTTCAGAAAATATCAACAACCGGGCGGTTCGTTGAAAAGCACCCCATACTGGAACTTTGCCGATTGGGTGGGCGGTAAAGGCTGGGATTTTGGCGCGGCCCCAGTAAGCGCAAACGGATCATCGGCCTTGCTGGATATGCAATTGCTGTGGGCTTACCAGCAGGCTTCCCAAATGGAAGCCAAATTTGGCATACCAATTATTGCACAATATTATCATGACATGGCTTACGCATTAAAAGCTACCATTCAACAAAAATATTGGGTGCCCGGCAGGCAACTATACGCCGACGTGGAAGACCAGCAACTGTTTTCACAGCATACCAATTCACTGGCAATTTTAACGGGTATGGTAACAGGCGATCAGGCATCGGCCCTTGGCAAAAAGCTTATGACCGATACAACGCTTACCCAATGTACTATCTACTTTAAATATTACCTGCACCAGGCCCTAATTAAAAGTGGTTATGGGGATGATTACCTGAAATGGCTTGATATATGGCGCAGCAATATCCGGATGGGACTTACCACCTGGGCTGAAATATCCGACCTGCAACATAACCGGTCCGACTGCCATGCCTGGGGCGCGAGCCCCAATATTGAGTTTTACCGAACCATTTTGGGCGTCGACAGCTATGCGCCCGGTTTCGGCAAAATAAAAATAGAGCCGCACCTGGGCGATTTAAAAAAAATAGGCGGAGAAATACCTCATCCTAACGGGAAAATTGCCGTGAAATATGAGCTGAAAAAAGAAAAATGGGATATAGAAGTTATTTTGCCACCCGGTACAACCGGTGTTTTTATCTGGAAAGGACAAAATCACCTCATTAATCCCGGAAAAAACAAGATAATTGTCTAA
- a CDS encoding ROK family protein: MKNTPSQLKILSIDIGGSHIKATILNIKGELKMEYDKVATPAPASPENVIKAIQTLVKKFPGYDRISVGFPGYVKNGVIKTAPNLSTKLWADFDLAKKLTDVLGKPTQVVNDADMQGLGVVKGKGLEMVITLGTGFGTALLMDGHLLPHFELAHLPIKEGKTYDQYIGERALEKEGKEKWNKRIQKVFEILKTVFNYDTLYIGGGNSDELTFKLDKNMKIVTNADGIKGGARLWLNDDDSKTKRAIATPTA; the protein is encoded by the coding sequence ATGAAAAACACTCCATCCCAGTTAAAAATTCTTTCAATCGATATCGGCGGCTCGCACATTAAGGCAACTATTTTAAATATTAAGGGCGAGCTTAAAATGGAGTACGACAAAGTTGCCACGCCCGCACCGGCCAGTCCCGAAAATGTAATTAAAGCTATCCAAACCCTGGTGAAGAAATTCCCTGGTTATGACAGGATTTCAGTGGGCTTTCCTGGTTATGTAAAAAACGGTGTAATTAAAACCGCTCCTAACCTAAGTACCAAGCTATGGGCCGATTTTGACCTGGCCAAAAAACTAACCGATGTATTAGGCAAACCTACACAGGTAGTAAATGACGCCGATATGCAGGGTTTGGGCGTAGTAAAAGGCAAAGGCCTGGAAATGGTAATTACCCTGGGCACCGGTTTTGGTACCGCGTTGCTAATGGACGGCCACTTGCTGCCCCATTTTGAACTGGCACACCTGCCTATAAAAGAAGGTAAAACCTACGACCAGTATATTGGCGAACGGGCCCTGGAGAAAGAGGGTAAAGAGAAATGGAACAAGCGCATACAAAAGGTTTTTGAGATTTTAAAAACTGTATTCAATTACGATACTTTATATATAGGCGGCGGCAACTCTGATGAGTTAACGTTTAAACTGGATAAAAACATGAAAATTGTAACCAATGCCGATGGCATTAAAGGCGGTGCGCGGTTATGGTTAAATGACGATGACAGCAAAACCAAACGCGCAATAGCAACCCCAACAGCATAA
- the tkt gene encoding transketolase, producing MENTQDIEKLAIDTVRILSADAVQKANSGHPGTAMALAPMGHVLWSKALNYNPKNPDWANRDRFILSCGHACMLQYSFLYLTGYDLSLDDIKNFRQLNSKTAGHPEYGLAPGIDVTTGPLGQGFANGVGFAIAQKHLAARYNKPGYDLFNYHVYAIVSDGDMMEGVTSEAASLAGHLELGNIIYLYDDNHISIEGATDITFNEDVSARFRSYGWHVQDLPDVNDTHALELALVNAKAEAQKPSLIRVRSLIAYGSPNKSGTAGSHGSPLGADEIKLVKEFFGFDPDKSFNVPDDVLKYYHDKGARGGASEEKWNKLFADYKKEYPELAAEYETAFKGDLPEGWLDKLPVFKGSDPKMATRQASGKVLNAIAASLPNLIGGAADLAPSTETNLKGFDSFTSENRSGRNFHFGIREHAMGSALNGMALTKGLLPFGATFLMFSEYMRPPIRLAAIMKVSPIFVYTHDSIGLGEDGTTHQPVEQLASLRSIPNVTTIRPADANESAHAWRVAIQKKDGPTILVFTRQGLPILDQDKYGKAENLEKGAYILSEASKNPDLILIATGSEVALIMDAQVKLEAEGISTRVVSMPSWELFEKQDAAYKESVFPKAYRKRLAVEMASPMGWHKYTTDEGDMLGMTTFGESAPADDLYKHFGFTVDNVIKRAKALL from the coding sequence ATGGAAAACACACAGGACATAGAAAAATTAGCAATAGATACCGTACGGATCTTATCGGCCGATGCAGTGCAAAAAGCAAACTCGGGCCACCCGGGCACAGCCATGGCGCTTGCACCTATGGGCCACGTTTTATGGTCAAAAGCATTAAATTACAATCCTAAAAACCCGGATTGGGCAAACCGCGACAGGTTTATACTTTCATGCGGTCATGCTTGTATGTTGCAGTACAGCTTTTTGTACTTAACAGGATACGACTTAAGTTTAGACGATATCAAAAACTTTCGCCAGCTAAACAGCAAAACTGCCGGCCACCCGGAGTATGGTTTGGCCCCTGGTATTGATGTTACTACCGGCCCGCTGGGCCAGGGTTTTGCAAACGGTGTTGGCTTTGCCATTGCGCAAAAACACCTGGCAGCACGCTACAACAAACCCGGTTACGATCTTTTTAACTACCACGTTTACGCTATTGTGAGCGATGGCGATATGATGGAAGGTGTAACTTCTGAGGCCGCTTCATTAGCCGGCCATTTGGAGTTGGGTAACATTATCTATTTATACGATGATAACCACATATCTATAGAAGGTGCTACTGATATTACTTTTAACGAAGATGTAAGCGCACGTTTCCGTTCATACGGCTGGCATGTACAGGATTTGCCTGATGTTAACGATACGCACGCTTTAGAGCTTGCTTTAGTTAACGCCAAAGCCGAAGCGCAAAAACCATCGTTAATCCGTGTGCGCTCACTGATCGCTTACGGCAGCCCTAATAAATCGGGTACTGCAGGTTCACACGGTTCGCCGCTTGGTGCCGATGAAATTAAGCTGGTTAAGGAGTTTTTTGGCTTCGATCCGGATAAATCATTCAATGTGCCTGATGATGTGTTGAAATATTACCATGATAAAGGCGCACGCGGTGGCGCATCTGAAGAGAAATGGAACAAGCTGTTTGCCGATTATAAAAAAGAATATCCTGAATTAGCCGCCGAATATGAAACTGCGTTTAAAGGCGATTTGCCCGAAGGCTGGTTAGATAAACTGCCGGTATTTAAAGGTTCCGATCCCAAAATGGCTACCCGCCAGGCATCTGGTAAAGTATTAAACGCCATTGCGGCAAGCTTGCCTAACTTAATTGGCGGCGCGGCAGATTTGGCCCCATCAACAGAAACCAACCTGAAGGGTTTTGATTCGTTCACATCCGAAAACAGGAGCGGCCGTAACTTCCACTTTGGTATCCGCGAGCATGCCATGGGTTCGGCATTAAATGGTATGGCTTTAACCAAAGGTTTGCTGCCATTTGGCGCTACCTTCCTGATGTTCTCTGAATATATGCGCCCGCCAATCCGTTTGGCTGCCATTATGAAAGTGAGCCCGATATTTGTTTACACCCACGATAGTATAGGTTTAGGCGAGGATGGTACTACCCACCAGCCGGTTGAGCAATTGGCTTCTTTGCGCTCGATACCTAATGTAACCACCATTCGCCCGGCCGATGCCAACGAAAGCGCGCATGCATGGCGTGTGGCTATCCAGAAAAAAGATGGCCCTACTATATTGGTATTTACCCGCCAGGGCTTACCTATCCTTGACCAGGATAAATATGGCAAGGCAGAAAACCTGGAGAAAGGTGCATACATCCTATCCGAAGCCAGCAAAAATCCCGACCTGATATTAATTGCAACCGGATCGGAAGTTGCCTTGATTATGGATGCACAGGTAAAACTGGAAGCAGAAGGTATATCAACCCGCGTGGTAAGTATGCCATCATGGGAGTTATTTGAAAAACAGGACGCAGCTTACAAAGAATCGGTATTCCCTAAAGCATACCGCAAACGTCTGGCTGTTGAAATGGCATCGCCAATGGGCTGGCACAAATACACCACCGACGAAGGCGATATGCTGGGCATGACCACCTTTGGCGAGTCGGCCCCGGCTGATGACCTGTACAAGCATTTTGGCTTTACAGTTGATAATGTAATTAAGAGAGCGAAAGCTTTGTTGTAA
- the rpiA gene encoding ribose 5-phosphate isomerase A: MNWDSSLIKNLAWSSEIINAAGKQKVAQQIAAKVKDGDVLGVGSGSTVYMALLAIADRIKTEKLNVLAIPTSLEISMFCTKLGIPLTTLFEHKPDWLFDGADEVDPNNSLIKGRGGAMFKEKLLIASSAVNYIIVDDSKIVDKIGTNFPIPIEVFPQALLHVEAELQKLGANSIVIRPAKGKDGPIISENNNVVLDCRFDDVPLTLEKDIKGITGVIESGLFIGYNLEILVASNN; encoded by the coding sequence ATGAATTGGGATAGTAGTTTAATAAAAAACCTTGCGTGGTCGTCAGAGATCATTAATGCCGCGGGCAAGCAAAAGGTGGCGCAACAAATTGCCGCCAAGGTAAAGGATGGCGATGTGCTTGGCGTTGGCTCGGGTTCTACGGTGTACATGGCCTTGTTGGCTATTGCTGATAGGATTAAGACGGAGAAACTAAACGTTTTAGCTATACCCACATCGTTAGAAATCTCGATGTTTTGCACCAAATTGGGTATCCCGCTTACTACTTTGTTTGAACACAAACCCGACTGGCTGTTTGATGGCGCCGACGAGGTTGACCCTAATAACAGCCTGATTAAAGGCCGCGGCGGGGCTATGTTTAAAGAGAAGCTGCTGATTGCATCCAGTGCTGTTAACTATATTATTGTAGATGACTCCAAAATAGTGGATAAGATAGGTACCAACTTCCCTATCCCTATCGAGGTGTTTCCGCAGGCGCTGTTACATGTAGAAGCCGAATTGCAGAAGTTAGGAGCAAACAGCATCGTGATCAGACCGGCCAAAGGCAAGGATGGCCCAATTATATCCGAAAACAATAACGTGGTTTTAGATTGCCGCTTTGATGATGTGCCGCTAACTTTAGAGAAAGATATAAAAGGAATTACAGGCGTTATAGAAAGCGGGTTGTTTATAGGATATAACCTCGAAATTTTGGTAGCATCTAATAATTAA
- the tal gene encoding transaldolase gives MATNNVKQIHDFGQSIWLDFIDREIIASGKLQKLIDEDGVRGVTSNPAIFEKAITGSSDYDSDIRELSKTTDDNEELFFGLAISDIQQATALFKGVYDESNKVDGYVSLEVSPFLALDTEGTAKQAEELWNKVDRENVMIKIPGTKPGLAAIQQSIAKGININVTLLFGLERYEEVTEAYISGLEEHLAAGHKIAHISSVASFFLSRIDVIVDPLLEAKGEKALIGEVAIASAKKAYEIYKRVFSTERWQKLAAEGAQPQRLLWASTGSKNPAFKDTKYVEALIGPDTVDTVPLETVEAFRDHGIAANTLEAGLDEATATLAKLKDLGIDLDAITQQLEDEGIEKFNKPFEKLLKAIEDQKSKVA, from the coding sequence ATGGCAACCAACAATGTAAAACAGATACATGATTTCGGACAGAGTATCTGGCTTGATTTTATCGACCGCGAAATCATCGCATCCGGAAAACTGCAAAAATTAATTGACGAGGATGGCGTAAGAGGTGTTACCTCAAACCCGGCTATTTTTGAAAAAGCGATAACCGGCAGCTCTGATTATGATAGCGATATCAGGGAGCTTTCAAAAACCACCGATGATAACGAAGAGTTATTTTTTGGCCTGGCAATAAGCGACATTCAGCAAGCTACTGCCCTGTTTAAAGGCGTGTATGACGAATCGAACAAAGTTGACGGATATGTTAGCCTTGAAGTTTCTCCGTTTTTAGCTTTAGATACCGAAGGTACCGCCAAACAGGCCGAAGAACTTTGGAATAAAGTTGATCGCGAGAATGTAATGATCAAAATCCCTGGTACTAAACCGGGTTTGGCGGCTATTCAGCAATCCATTGCAAAAGGTATCAACATTAACGTTACCTTGCTTTTTGGTTTGGAGCGTTACGAAGAAGTAACCGAGGCCTATATTTCTGGTTTAGAGGAGCACTTAGCTGCAGGCCATAAAATTGCGCACATATCATCAGTAGCCAGCTTCTTTTTAAGCCGTATTGATGTTATTGTTGATCCGCTGCTGGAAGCCAAAGGCGAAAAAGCTTTAATTGGCGAGGTTGCTATTGCATCGGCCAAAAAAGCATACGAAATTTACAAAAGGGTATTTAGCACCGAAAGATGGCAAAAGCTTGCTGCCGAGGGTGCGCAGCCACAACGTTTGCTTTGGGCAAGTACAGGCAGCAAAAACCCTGCATTTAAAGATACTAAATATGTAGAGGCTTTAATTGGCCCCGATACTGTTGATACTGTTCCTTTAGAAACTGTTGAAGCTTTCCGTGATCATGGTATTGCTGCCAACACGCTTGAAGCCGGTTTGGATGAAGCAACCGCAACTTTGGCCAAATTGAAAGATTTAGGTATCGATCTTGACGCCATTACCCAACAACTGGAAGATGAAGGCATCGAAAAATTCAATAAACCATTCGAAAAACTGTTAAAAGCTATCGAAGATCAAAAAAGTAAAGTAGCCTAA
- a CDS encoding HAD family hydrolase: protein METANVKILFFDVGGILLSNGWGHEAREEAAKRFNLDYAEVNALHNFIFNVYEIGSITLDEYLDTVIFNHPRDFVREDFKDFIYSTSYELPDMLAWLKEWKKDCGFRIISVNNEGKELNDYRVRKFKLHDAFDAFVSSCEVKMRKPDPGIWQLAMGIAQASPQQCVYFDDRMMFVTTAQKLGIRSFQHTSFETTKKILEDLKKENLK from the coding sequence ATGGAAACCGCAAACGTAAAAATCCTTTTTTTCGACGTAGGAGGTATTTTATTGTCGAACGGGTGGGGCCACGAGGCACGCGAGGAAGCAGCCAAAAGGTTTAACCTTGATTATGCCGAAGTAAACGCCCTGCACAATTTCATTTTCAACGTATATGAAATTGGCAGCATCACTTTAGATGAGTACTTGGATACGGTAATATTTAACCATCCCCGCGATTTTGTAAGGGAAGATTTTAAGGATTTTATTTATTCTACCTCGTATGAGCTGCCTGATATGCTGGCCTGGCTTAAGGAGTGGAAAAAAGATTGCGGTTTCCGTATTATATCCGTTAATAACGAAGGTAAAGAGTTAAATGATTACCGCGTGCGTAAGTTTAAACTGCATGATGCATTCGATGCGTTTGTATCATCGTGCGAGGTAAAAATGCGCAAGCCCGATCCGGGCATATGGCAGCTGGCCATGGGTATTGCCCAGGCATCCCCCCAGCAATGTGTGTACTTTGATGACAGGATGATGTTTGTAACCACGGCCCAAAAACTTGGGATCCGGTCGTTTCAGCATACCAGTTTCGAGACCACTAAAAAAATATTAGAAGACCTTAAAAAAGAAAACCTCAAATAA